One Antarctobacter heliothermus DNA segment encodes these proteins:
- the cobF gene encoding precorrin-6A synthase (deacetylating), with amino-acid sequence MTELWLVGIGTGNPEHVTLEGQRALREAAVVLIPRKGAAKEDLAELRLGILRASGSYARVIPFEMPVRDEGLPYAERVERWHDAIATRWVAALEGAPEGPVALLVWGDPGLYDSTLRIAARLDPAPRVRVVPGVTALQALTSAHAVPFNTVNGAVVVTTGRRLRDHGWPEGAGTVVVMLDGECSFQSLDPTGISIWWGGFLGMAEQVLEAGPLAEAGPKIVAARAEARAKHGWIMDTYLMRRD; translated from the coding sequence TTGACTGAGCTTTGGCTGGTGGGCATCGGCACGGGCAATCCTGAGCATGTGACGCTGGAGGGGCAGCGCGCGCTGCGCGAGGCGGCGGTGGTGCTGATCCCGCGCAAGGGCGCGGCCAAGGAGGACCTGGCGGAGTTGCGGCTGGGGATCTTGCGGGCCTCTGGCTCGTACGCGCGGGTGATCCCGTTTGAGATGCCGGTCCGGGATGAAGGCCTGCCCTATGCCGAGCGGGTGGAGCGGTGGCACGACGCAATCGCAACGCGTTGGGTGGCGGCCTTGGAGGGCGCGCCGGAGGGGCCGGTGGCGCTGTTGGTCTGGGGCGATCCGGGGCTGTATGACAGCACGCTGAGGATTGCCGCCCGATTGGACCCTGCGCCACGGGTCAGGGTGGTGCCGGGGGTGACGGCCTTGCAGGCGCTGACCTCGGCCCATGCGGTGCCGTTCAATACGGTGAATGGGGCCGTGGTGGTCACGACGGGGCGGCGGCTGCGGGATCATGGCTGGCCTGAAGGGGCCGGGACCGTGGTAGTCATGCTGGACGGAGAGTGTTCGTTTCAGAGCCTTGATCCCACCGGCATTTCGATCTGGTGGGGTGGTTTTCTGGGCATGGCCGAGCAGGTGCTGGAGGCGGGGCCTTTGGCGGAGGCTGGGCCGAAAATTGTGGCCGCGCGGGCTGAGGCCAGGGCGAAACATGGCTGGATCATGGACACCTATTTGATGCGGCGCGATTGA
- the cbiQ gene encoding cobalt ECF transporter T component CbiQ, with amino-acid sequence MAHVLSNGDSTLTDTGAERSASRLGALDPRVRIVAALVFAITVVALDTLPALTAALATALTLLALSRLPAGPTLKRVAMVDGFILFMLALLPFTVPGDVIFTLWGYPATWQGVARAIEIGLTANAVVLALMTLVGTLEPVTLGHALYRLKTPETLVHLLMFTIRYIEVLRAEYLRLRAAMKVRGFRPGTNWHSYRSFGYLVGMMMVRAIERSERVLGAMKCRGFSGRIRLLHDFRTTRADAIFAGALTVLLISLIALDLTWR; translated from the coding sequence ATGGCACACGTCCTCTCAAACGGTGACAGCACCCTGACCGACACCGGGGCAGAGCGCAGCGCCAGCCGCCTCGGCGCGCTGGACCCGCGCGTGCGCATCGTGGCGGCGCTGGTCTTTGCCATCACCGTGGTGGCACTCGACACCCTGCCCGCCCTGACCGCCGCCCTCGCCACCGCCCTCACCCTGCTGGCCCTGTCGCGCCTGCCCGCCGGGCCCACGCTGAAACGGGTCGCCATGGTGGACGGCTTCATCCTGTTCATGCTGGCGCTCTTGCCCTTCACCGTGCCGGGCGACGTCATCTTTACCCTCTGGGGCTATCCCGCCACATGGCAGGGCGTCGCCCGCGCCATAGAGATCGGCCTGACCGCCAATGCCGTGGTTCTGGCGCTGATGACCCTTGTCGGCACGCTGGAACCGGTGACGCTGGGCCACGCCCTCTATCGCCTGAAAACCCCCGAAACCCTCGTTCACCTGCTGATGTTCACCATCCGCTATATCGAGGTGCTGCGCGCCGAATACCTGCGCCTGCGCGCCGCCATGAAGGTGCGCGGCTTTCGCCCCGGCACAAACTGGCACAGCTACCGCAGCTTTGGCTATCTCGTTGGCATGATGATGGTCCGCGCCATCGAACGGTCCGAGCGGGTGCTGGGCGCGATGAAATGTCGGGGCTTTTCCGGCCGCATCCGTCTGCTGCACGACTTTCGCACCACCCGCGCCGACGCGATATTCGCCGGTGCGCTCACTGTCCTATTGATTTCCCTCATCGCATTGGACCTCACATGGCGCTGA
- the cobM gene encoding precorrin-4 C(11)-methyltransferase — translation MTVHFIGAGPGAADLLTLRGRDLIAACPVCLYAGSLVPEAVLAHCPDGARIVNTAPLDLDAIIAEIAKAHEAGQDVARLHSGDLSVWSAMGEQLRRLDAMGIPYDVTPGVPSFAAAAAALAVELTVPEIAQSVVLTRTQGRASPMPKGESLANFAATGATLALHLSVGQLEKAQTELVPFYGADCPVALVYRASWPDQRVIRCTLGDLTQAVDAAISRTALILVGPALGAGLTAESQLYSADYDRRYRPQSADSPWAEWRHGDD, via the coding sequence ATGACAGTGCATTTCATCGGGGCCGGACCGGGGGCGGCGGACCTGCTGACCCTGCGCGGGCGCGACCTGATCGCCGCCTGTCCGGTCTGCCTGTACGCCGGGTCATTGGTACCCGAGGCGGTGCTGGCGCATTGCCCCGACGGCGCGCGGATTGTGAACACCGCGCCATTGGATCTCGATGCCATCATCGCCGAAATTGCCAAGGCACATGAGGCAGGGCAGGACGTGGCGCGGCTACATTCCGGGGATTTGTCGGTCTGGTCCGCGATGGGCGAACAACTGCGCAGGCTGGACGCGATGGGCATTCCCTATGATGTGACGCCCGGTGTGCCGTCCTTTGCAGCGGCGGCGGCGGCGCTGGCGGTGGAACTGACGGTGCCGGAGATTGCGCAATCGGTGGTGCTGACCCGCACGCAGGGGCGCGCCTCTCCGATGCCCAAGGGCGAAAGCCTTGCCAATTTCGCCGCCACGGGGGCCACTCTGGCGCTGCATCTGTCGGTGGGACAATTGGAAAAGGCGCAAACCGAACTGGTGCCGTTCTATGGTGCGGATTGCCCGGTGGCGCTGGTTTACCGCGCAAGTTGGCCGGATCAACGGGTGATCCGCTGCACTCTTGGGGACCTCACGCAGGCCGTGGACGCGGCGATCTCGCGCACCGCGCTGATCCTCGTTGGTCCGGCGCTGGGTGCCGGGCTGACGGCCGAAAGTCAGCTTTATTCGGCGGATTATGACAGACGCTATCGGCCCCAAAGCGCCGACAGCCCATGGGCGGAGTGGCGACATGGCGATGATTGA
- the cbiM gene encoding cobalt transporter CbiM translates to MHIVDGALSNPVAIGGAVAAAGGIALGLRNLPLERIPAAGVLSAAFFVASLIHVPIGPSSVHLILNGLAGLILGWAAFPTLFVGLLLQAVFFGFGGVTVLGINTVNIALPAVLVGLAIRPLIPRSGPVMAALLGGFAGALAIALTTLGVALSLMMTGQEFLAAAHLIFVAHLPVIVIEGLLTGFAVLLARKVKPDLFTALKGAAP, encoded by the coding sequence ATGCACATCGTTGACGGAGCCCTGTCCAACCCCGTCGCCATCGGCGGTGCCGTGGCCGCAGCGGGTGGTATCGCTCTTGGGCTGCGCAATCTGCCGCTGGAACGGATTCCGGCGGCGGGGGTGCTGTCGGCGGCGTTCTTTGTGGCCTCGCTGATCCATGTGCCCATTGGCCCGTCTTCGGTGCATCTTATCCTCAATGGTCTGGCCGGGTTGATCCTCGGCTGGGCCGCCTTTCCCACGCTCTTTGTCGGGCTGCTGCTTCAAGCGGTGTTCTTTGGCTTTGGCGGGGTGACGGTGCTGGGCATCAACACCGTGAACATCGCGCTGCCCGCCGTGCTGGTCGGTCTGGCCATCCGGCCGCTAATCCCGCGCAGCGGTCCGGTGATGGCTGCGCTGCTGGGTGGCTTTGCCGGCGCGCTGGCCATTGCGCTGACCACCTTGGGGGTGGCGTTGTCGCTGATGATGACGGGACAGGAATTCCTCGCCGCCGCCCACCTGATCTTTGTCGCGCATCTGCCCGTCATCGTGATCGAGGGGCTGCTGACCGGCTTTGCGGTGCTGCTGGCGCGCAAGGTCAAACCTGATCTGTTCACCGCACTCAAGGGGGCCGCGCCATGA
- a CDS encoding cobalt ABC transporter permease, which translates to MTRLMLILTLCALPLPALAHKVIASVFPSGTAIEGEIGFSNGAMAPNLPVQIYGPDGALLGETVTDAEGFFLYTPTTAVTHTFRADLGAGHVADTTMPADEVAAILGVQPVDTPPPATPQTAAPLAGLSAADRAEIARIVRDEMRPLRREIAAYREKNDLQTILGGLGYILGLFGLAFYIAARRKLNG; encoded by the coding sequence ATGACACGCCTCATGCTGATCCTGACCCTCTGCGCCCTGCCGCTGCCCGCCTTGGCGCATAAGGTCATCGCCTCGGTCTTTCCCTCCGGCACCGCCATCGAGGGCGAGATCGGCTTTTCCAACGGGGCTATGGCCCCCAACCTGCCGGTGCAGATCTACGGCCCCGACGGCGCGCTGCTGGGCGAGACCGTCACCGACGCCGAAGGCTTCTTTCTCTACACCCCCACCACCGCCGTCACCCATACCTTCCGCGCCGACCTTGGCGCGGGCCATGTCGCCGACACCACCATGCCCGCCGATGAGGTCGCCGCGATCCTTGGCGTCCAACCCGTCGACACCCCGCCACCCGCGACACCGCAAACCGCCGCCCCCCTCGCGGGCCTCAGCGCCGCCGACCGGGCCGAAATCGCCCGCATCGTCCGCGATGAAATGCGCCCCCTGCGCCGCGAAATCGCCGCCTACCGTGAGAAAAACGACCTGCAAACCATCCTCGGCGGACTGGGCTATATCCTTGGCCTGTTCGGCCTTGCCTTCTACATCGCCGCCCGGCGCAAGCTGAACGGCTGA
- a CDS encoding DUF4198 domain-containing protein, with product MTVPAAAPAHFLLEYTVDTMIERPGDVPVKLVFWHPFENGHVMDLARPREFFMLHRGERTDLLDTLEPVTFTGPTNGGAAYKGSVPVKRAGDYVLVTVPEPYFEETEDIYIQQITKSFLNRGTMPTDWMTPVGLPVEIVPLNKPYNILTGSTFTGQVLADGKPVAGAEIEIEYMAAEPDMDSSSASAPVTTPPPGGAVVAISDLNGYFTFGVPRAGYWGFAALGAGPETEHEGKELSQDAVIWIRAWDLD from the coding sequence ATGACGGTGCCAGCGGCGGCACCCGCGCATTTCCTGCTGGAATACACCGTCGACACGATGATCGAACGTCCCGGCGATGTGCCGGTGAAACTGGTGTTCTGGCATCCGTTCGAAAACGGTCATGTCATGGACCTTGCCCGCCCGCGCGAGTTTTTCATGCTTCACCGCGGGGAACGGACAGACCTGCTCGACACGCTGGAGCCCGTCACCTTTACCGGGCCAACCAACGGCGGTGCGGCCTACAAGGGCAGCGTGCCGGTCAAACGCGCCGGTGACTATGTGCTGGTGACAGTGCCAGAGCCGTATTTCGAGGAAACCGAAGATATCTACATCCAGCAGATCACCAAGTCGTTCCTCAATCGCGGGACGATGCCGACCGACTGGATGACTCCGGTGGGTCTGCCGGTCGAGATTGTGCCGCTGAACAAACCCTACAACATCCTCACCGGGTCGACCTTTACCGGGCAGGTTCTGGCCGATGGCAAACCCGTCGCCGGTGCCGAGATCGAGATCGAGTATATGGCCGCAGAGCCGGACATGGACAGCAGCAGCGCCTCGGCCCCCGTCACCACCCCGCCCCCCGGCGGCGCAGTTGTGGCGATCTCGGATTTGAACGGCTATTTCACCTTTGGCGTGCCGCGTGCCGGTTACTGGGGCTTTGCCGCCCTCGGGGCCGGGCCAGAGACCGAGCATGAGGGCAAAGAGCTGAGCCAGGACGCGGTGATCTGGATTCGCGCCTGGGATCTGGACTGA
- the cobA gene encoding uroporphyrinogen-III C-methyltransferase encodes MSGFVSFVGSGPGDPELLTLKAVDRLKRADAVLFDDLSSGPILSHVRPGADLIGVGKRAGRLSPKQHHVSQLLVEYAQEGGRIVRLKSGDSGLFGRLEEEQVALRAAGIEYEIIPGIPSAVAAAAACGIPLTRRLTARRVQFVTGHDATGELPEDLDLQALADPSAMTVVFMGKRTFPKLAAALFEKGLPDTTPAILAEAVGTAEQSLHRDTVAGLSTRLAGEIGTKPALILYGPMAELGVGFD; translated from the coding sequence ATGAGCGGTTTCGTCAGTTTCGTCGGCAGCGGGCCGGGCGATCCCGAGCTTTTGACGCTCAAGGCGGTGGACCGTCTGAAACGCGCCGATGCGGTGCTGTTCGATGACCTGTCCTCTGGCCCGATCCTCAGCCATGTGCGCCCCGGCGCTGACCTGATCGGCGTCGGCAAACGGGCCGGGCGGCTGTCACCGAAGCAGCATCATGTCAGCCAGTTGCTGGTGGAGTATGCCCAAGAAGGCGGGCGCATCGTGCGGCTGAAATCGGGCGACTCGGGGCTGTTCGGGCGGCTGGAAGAAGAACAGGTCGCCCTGCGCGCCGCGGGCATCGAGTATGAGATCATCCCCGGCATCCCCTCGGCCGTGGCGGCGGCGGCGGCCTGTGGCATCCCGCTGACCCGGCGGCTGACCGCGCGGCGGGTGCAGTTTGTGACCGGCCATGATGCCACCGGTGAGTTGCCCGAGGATCTGGATTTGCAGGCGCTGGCCGATCCCAGCGCGATGACCGTGGTGTTCATGGGCAAGCGGACGTTTCCGAAACTGGCCGCTGCGCTGTTTGAAAAGGGCCTGCCAGACACGACGCCCGCGATTCTGGCCGAGGCGGTCGGCACGGCGGAGCAAAGCCTGCATCGCGACACGGTGGCGGGGCTGTCGACGCGGCTGGCGGGGGAGATCGGGACCAAACCGGCGCTGATCCTGTATGGGCCGATGGCCGAGCTGGGGGTGGGGTTTGACTGA
- a CDS encoding D-lyxose/D-mannose family sugar isomerase encodes MKRSRINAIMTEADALIRRHGFALPPFAQWSPEAFVAQAGAARHVIDSRCGWDITDYGEGRFDEMGLFLFTLRNGLLSDLTGGRGMCYAEKLLISRQDQLSPMHTHVIKAEDIINRGGATLVVELYGSDDQGCFAEDRGGQVMCDGIVHDYAPGEKLQLAPGESVTLRPGDWHAFWGEGGDVLIGEVSTVNDDETDNIFREPIGRFSEIEEDEPPLHLLVSDYAKWLAA; translated from the coding sequence ATGAAACGCTCACGCATCAATGCCATCATGACAGAGGCGGACGCCCTGATCCGACGGCATGGTTTTGCGTTGCCGCCCTTTGCGCAGTGGTCGCCAGAGGCGTTTGTGGCACAGGCCGGGGCGGCGCGTCATGTCATCGATTCGCGCTGTGGTTGGGACATCACCGACTATGGCGAAGGGCGGTTCGATGAGATGGGGCTGTTTCTGTTCACCCTGCGCAACGGGCTGTTGTCGGATCTGACCGGCGGGCGCGGCATGTGCTACGCCGAAAAGCTGCTGATTTCCCGGCAGGATCAGCTGTCACCGATGCACACCCATGTGATCAAGGCAGAGGATATCATCAACCGGGGCGGGGCGACTCTGGTGGTGGAACTGTACGGATCGGACGATCAAGGGTGCTTTGCCGAGGATCGTGGCGGGCAGGTGATGTGTGACGGTATCGTGCATGACTACGCTCCGGGCGAAAAGCTGCAACTGGCACCGGGGGAAAGCGTGACGTTGCGCCCCGGCGACTGGCACGCCTTTTGGGGCGAGGGCGGCGATGTGCTGATCGGAGAGGTCAGCACCGTAAACGACGATGAGACCGACAATATCTTTCGTGAGCCAATCGGCCGGTTTTCCGAAATCGAAGAGGATGAGCCGCCGCTGCATCTGTTGGTCAGCGACTATGCCAAGTGGTTGGCGGCCTGA
- a CDS encoding energy-coupling factor ABC transporter ATP-binding protein — translation MALIQLDDIHFAYPGQPPVLSGASMQLGAGERLSITGANGAGKSTLLRMILGLQRPDTGTVTVFDHPRSREKEFHEVRRRIGLVFQDPDDQLFCPTVAEDVAFGPLNLGKTRAEALEITDRLLDDLDLHHLRDRVTHKLSGGEKRLVTLATVLAMNPEVLLLDEPTNALDPKNAARLTEILTALPLPILLVSHDPAFRKAIAPCALELAEGQLVPV, via the coding sequence ATGGCGCTGATCCAGCTTGATGACATCCATTTTGCCTATCCCGGTCAGCCGCCTGTGCTGTCGGGGGCGTCCATGCAACTGGGCGCGGGCGAACGACTGTCGATCACCGGAGCCAATGGCGCGGGAAAATCCACGCTGCTGCGGATGATCCTTGGCCTGCAACGGCCCGACACGGGCACCGTCACCGTGTTTGACCACCCCCGCAGCCGCGAAAAAGAATTCCATGAGGTCCGCCGCCGCATCGGTCTGGTGTTCCAAGACCCCGACGACCAACTGTTCTGCCCCACCGTGGCCGAAGACGTGGCCTTTGGCCCCCTCAACCTTGGCAAAACACGCGCCGAGGCACTGGAAATCACCGACCGCCTGCTGGATGATCTGGACCTGCACCACCTGCGCGACCGCGTCACGCATAAACTGTCGGGGGGCGAAAAGCGCCTTGTGACCCTCGCCACGGTGCTGGCGATGAACCCCGAAGTGCTCCTGCTGGATGAACCCACCAACGCGCTCGACCCGAAAAACGCCGCCCGCCTGACAGAGATCCTGACGGCCCTGCCGCTGCCGATCCTGCTGGTGTCGCACGATCCCGCGTTTCGCAAGGCCATCGCCCCCTGCGCGCTGGAACTGGCAGAGGGCCAGCTGGTGCCGGTTTAG
- a CDS encoding cobyrinate a,c-diamide synthase, producing MIEMPPGLMISAPASGTGKTTVMLGLLRALRDAGQVVQPFKSGPDYIDPAFHFAASGRASFNLDTWAMDGGLLDAISGQAAGADICIGEGSMGLYDGVAARGQSGFGSSAETALRMGWPVVLVVDVGGQAQSAAATALGFREYMPDLPFAGVILNRCASPRHERLTRLGMERAGIEVLGVLPRNGDLTLPERHLGLIQAVEHPDLEAAISGYADFLRANVDLDRIRAAASGGGTAGGALPRPPAQRIALARDAAFSFTYPHQLEGWRAAGAEILPFSPLADEAPDASADLVWLPGGYPELHAGRLAAAETFRSGLRAFAETQPVHGECGGYMALGAALVDKEGVSHQMAGLLGLVTSYEKRKFHLGYRRAVLQAGLSDYAPGTALRGHEFHYSTILDQPDAPLAAVADADGNAVPETGSLRGNVSGTFFHLITAEGS from the coding sequence ATGATTGAGATGCCTCCGGGCCTGATGATTTCGGCCCCGGCCTCGGGAACGGGCAAAACGACGGTCATGCTGGGCCTGCTGCGCGCGTTGCGTGATGCAGGGCAGGTGGTGCAGCCGTTCAAATCTGGGCCGGACTATATCGACCCGGCCTTTCACTTTGCCGCCAGCGGGCGGGCGTCCTTCAACCTTGATACTTGGGCGATGGACGGTGGCCTGCTGGACGCGATCAGCGGACAGGCGGCAGGCGCCGACATCTGCATCGGCGAAGGGTCGATGGGGCTGTACGACGGCGTGGCGGCGCGCGGGCAGTCTGGTTTTGGGTCGTCGGCTGAGACGGCTTTGCGCATGGGCTGGCCCGTGGTGCTGGTCGTCGATGTGGGCGGGCAGGCGCAATCGGCGGCGGCCACGGCGCTGGGGTTCCGGGAATACATGCCGGACCTGCCCTTTGCGGGCGTGATCCTGAACCGCTGCGCCTCTCCCCGGCACGAACGCCTGACCCGGTTGGGGATGGAGCGTGCGGGGATCGAGGTGCTGGGCGTGCTGCCCCGGAACGGCGATCTGACCCTGCCGGAGCGTCATCTGGGCCTGATCCAAGCGGTCGAACACCCCGATCTGGAGGCCGCTATCAGCGGCTATGCCGATTTCCTGCGCGCCAATGTGGACCTTGATCGCATCCGTGCGGCGGCCTCGGGCGGCGGCACGGCAGGCGGCGCGCTGCCCCGGCCTCCGGCGCAACGCATCGCGCTGGCCCGCGACGCGGCGTTTTCCTTCACCTATCCCCATCAGCTAGAGGGCTGGCGCGCGGCGGGGGCCGAGATCCTGCCGTTCTCGCCCCTTGCGGATGAGGCACCGGATGCCTCTGCCGATTTGGTCTGGTTGCCCGGTGGTTATCCGGAACTGCACGCCGGGCGATTGGCGGCGGCAGAGACATTCCGCTCTGGTTTGCGGGCCTTTGCGGAAACGCAGCCCGTGCATGGCGAATGTGGGGGGTATATGGCGCTTGGTGCCGCATTGGTCGACAAAGAGGGCGTTTCGCATCAGATGGCGGGCCTTTTGGGGCTGGTGACGTCATATGAAAAGCGCAAGTTCCACCTTGGCTACAGGCGCGCTGTCTTGCAGGCGGGCCTGTCCGACTATGCCCCCGGCACGGCCCTGCGCGGCCATGAGTTCCACTATTCCACCATCCTCGACCAGCCCGACGCGCCCTTGGCCGCGGTGGCCGACGCGGATGGCAACGCGGTGCCAGAGACCGGATCGCTCCGGGGCAATGTGTCAGGCACCTTCTTTCACCTCATCACGGCGGAGGGATCATGA
- a CDS encoding cobalamin biosynthesis protein: protein MIVAGFGFRAAATVSSLEDALDLTGHALEVHALATASDKAETPAFAAMAALAGLPVLAIDGDRLRAQDTETQSPDSLAARGTGSVAEAAALAAAGPGARLIAPRVVSADKMATCALAQTAKGDDT from the coding sequence GTGATCGTCGCGGGGTTCGGGTTTCGCGCGGCGGCGACGGTCAGCAGCCTTGAAGACGCGCTGGACCTAACGGGGCACGCGCTGGAGGTTCATGCGCTCGCCACGGCGTCTGACAAGGCCGAAACACCTGCTTTTGCCGCAATGGCCGCGCTGGCGGGCCTGCCTGTCCTCGCGATTGACGGCGACAGGCTGCGGGCGCAGGACACGGAAACGCAGTCGCCGGACAGCCTTGCCGCGCGTGGCACCGGCAGCGTGGCCGAGGCGGCGGCGCTGGCGGCGGCAGGACCGGGCGCACGGCTGATCGCGCCGCGCGTGGTGTCCGCCGACAAAATGGCCACCTGCGCGCTGGCACAGACCGCAAAGGGAGACGACACATGA
- a CDS encoding trypsin-like peptidase domain-containing protein codes for MSIVRLAAAALLITYANTAPAQDLMLFPPSTFGQVVAPQTESLLGDVQLEAQVGAYNNEFISNYGPNSVFARTGRAVGMLQILTNVGHAPCTGFLVEGNKLITNHHCVPGILKNPQMIEKGATSIAAVQFHAGFLRDGLDDGVKTFHVNPVPLETSEALDYTVLQVLGDANAEFGALELSAAAPQDRDPFWVIGHPMGEAQRISREKCQADSPALAKQRLRHTCDTLPGNSGSPVIDAGSQKVIALHHAGSRAGEVNFAVPMAEILAQSNVLTAAVQPPAAPDADKLDAEKALAEALAELEKLRSERAAAVLVPPAEEPVAEPVAEAVPVPAAEPVETEASRRDILRQSQAQLNALGCDAGTPDGIMGPRTREAFRRFLAESDVALEVSDLGTAQALDAIRARSGTVCAPVVVAPKPVSRDAAEPVAAPKPAAPTYSMAGSWRWTATCPLGQATGTTVYRSAGGNSFTGTISGSSGAGTTRGVLSGRNFSGTETFGWVTNSANGTLSADGRSLNLSVSNGCSVSARKN; via the coding sequence ATGTCGATTGTTCGCCTTGCCGCCGCCGCTTTGTTGATTACCTATGCCAATACCGCCCCGGCGCAGGATCTGATGCTGTTCCCGCCGTCCACGTTCGGGCAGGTCGTCGCGCCGCAGACGGAATCCCTGCTGGGCGATGTGCAGCTAGAGGCGCAGGTGGGGGCCTATAACAACGAGTTCATTTCCAATTATGGGCCGAATTCGGTCTTTGCGCGCACGGGACGCGCGGTGGGGATGTTGCAGATTCTGACCAATGTGGGCCACGCGCCCTGCACCGGGTTTCTGGTGGAGGGCAACAAGCTGATCACCAACCACCATTGCGTGCCCGGCATCCTGAAAAACCCCCAGATGATCGAAAAGGGGGCCACCAGCATCGCGGCGGTGCAATTCCATGCGGGGTTTCTGCGCGACGGGCTGGACGACGGGGTAAAAACATTCCACGTCAACCCGGTGCCGCTGGAGACAAGCGAGGCGCTGGATTACACGGTTCTGCAAGTGCTGGGCGATGCCAATGCCGAGTTCGGCGCGCTGGAACTGTCGGCGGCTGCGCCGCAGGACCGCGATCCGTTCTGGGTGATCGGTCACCCGATGGGCGAGGCGCAGCGCATCAGTCGCGAAAAATGTCAGGCGGACAGCCCGGCTTTGGCGAAACAGCGGCTGCGGCATACCTGCGATACGTTGCCGGGGAATTCCGGCTCTCCGGTGATCGACGCGGGCAGCCAAAAGGTGATTGCGCTGCACCATGCGGGCAGCCGTGCGGGTGAGGTGAATTTCGCCGTGCCGATGGCCGAGATTCTGGCGCAGTCCAATGTATTGACGGCGGCAGTGCAGCCGCCAGCGGCACCGGATGCCGACAAACTGGACGCGGAAAAGGCGCTGGCCGAGGCGCTGGCGGAGTTGGAGAAGCTGCGGTCTGAACGGGCTGCTGCTGTGCTTGTCCCGCCTGCTGAAGAGCCGGTAGCGGAACCCGTTGCGGAAGCTGTTCCGGTTCCGGCTGCGGAACCAGTTGAGACCGAGGCGAGCCGCCGTGACATCCTGCGTCAGTCGCAAGCACAACTGAACGCGCTGGGCTGTGACGCGGGCACACCGGACGGGATCATGGGCCCGCGCACGCGCGAGGCGTTTCGCCGCTTTCTGGCGGAGAGCGATGTGGCGCTGGAGGTCAGCGATCTGGGGACGGCGCAGGCGCTGGATGCGATCCGGGCGCGGTCCGGGACGGTCTGCGCCCCGGTCGTGGTGGCCCCCAAGCCGGTATCTAGGGACGCGGCGGAGCCGGTCGCGGCGCCCAAGCCTGCCGCGCCGACCTATTCCATGGCCGGATCATGGCGCTGGACGGCAACCTGTCCGTTGGGGCAGGCGACCGGAACCACCGTTTATCGGTCGGCGGGCGGCAATTCCTTTACCGGCACGATCAGCGGCTCATCCGGCGCAGGCACCACGCGGGGCGTTTTGAGCGGCCGCAATTTCTCGGGGACGGAGACATTTGGTTGGGTGACAAACTCTGCCAACGGCACCTTGTCGGCGGATGGCCGGTCGCTGAATCTGAGCGTCTCGAATGGGTGCAGCGTCTCGGCGCGCAAGAACTAG